One window of Flexivirga oryzae genomic DNA carries:
- a CDS encoding YciI family protein has translation MPEYLIAFNDEWVPEHTEQEIGAKGRASRAVLEEMTAAGVFVFSNGALDASSVLCSVTAKDGEPVFSDGPYVESKEHLGGFCVVDVPDDDAARYWAGRLAVALDWPQEVQRFPRRRPDDPGDHTKN, from the coding sequence GTGCCCGAATACCTGATCGCGTTCAACGACGAGTGGGTGCCGGAACACACCGAGCAAGAGATCGGGGCAAAGGGACGTGCATCCCGTGCCGTGCTCGAGGAGATGACCGCCGCCGGGGTGTTCGTCTTCAGTAACGGTGCGCTGGACGCGTCGTCCGTGTTGTGCAGCGTGACCGCGAAGGACGGCGAGCCCGTGTTCAGCGACGGCCCGTACGTGGAGAGCAAGGAGCACCTGGGCGGGTTCTGCGTCGTCGACGTCCCTGACGACGACGCCGCGCGGTACTGGGCCGGGCGGCTCGCGGTCGCCCTGGACTGGCCGCAAGAGGTGCAGCGCTTCCCCCGCAGGCGGCCGGACGACCCGGGCGACCACACGAAGAACTGA
- a CDS encoding lysophospholipid acyltransferase family protein → MSFIPSRFRRRLWRSVCSLAGGLTVTGNWDRSPTGRVVVANHASHADTAALLAAIPAESSPVFAAAADYWFDVWWRRALISGLAGGLPVRRGERGGYAELLEAARPALAAGRTVVIYPEGTRSTDGSVGEFHSGAVRLARDCRVPVVPVAMLGTGEVLAKHGSFKATPMEVRFGAPVDPTGADAETLRDDVIALLDAGPVLLRRSPTWRTIHALTDGNRGIAIGFVWGLAEAVSWPIMAEMAVVFLGVAAPRRIPTLAASITAGSVCGVLLTSTLARRGVRVPAPLTTPRMYAAARRHLDSGASGIWHQALGGIPVKVYARVAGELQLPAGRLAGATLAERGARMGACAGGIMVAERPLRPVIRRLYGPYLGVTATVFSVTLRKIVRAWSGPTR, encoded by the coding sequence ATGTCATTCATTCCCAGCAGGTTCCGGCGGCGACTGTGGCGGTCGGTGTGTTCGCTGGCCGGCGGGCTGACGGTCACCGGCAACTGGGACCGGTCGCCGACCGGACGCGTGGTCGTGGCCAATCATGCCTCGCATGCGGACACCGCCGCGCTCCTGGCCGCCATACCGGCCGAGAGCAGCCCGGTCTTCGCCGCTGCCGCTGACTACTGGTTCGACGTGTGGTGGCGACGTGCCCTGATCTCCGGGCTGGCCGGCGGGTTACCGGTGCGGCGCGGCGAACGCGGTGGGTATGCCGAACTCCTGGAAGCTGCACGGCCGGCGCTGGCGGCCGGCCGCACCGTGGTGATCTATCCCGAGGGGACACGCAGCACCGACGGATCGGTCGGCGAATTCCATTCCGGCGCGGTGCGTCTCGCCCGTGATTGCCGCGTGCCCGTCGTGCCGGTTGCGATGCTCGGGACCGGTGAGGTGCTGGCCAAACATGGCAGCTTCAAGGCAACTCCGATGGAGGTGCGCTTCGGCGCACCGGTCGATCCGACCGGCGCGGACGCGGAGACGTTGCGCGATGACGTCATCGCGCTGCTCGACGCAGGTCCGGTGCTGCTGCGGCGTTCGCCGACGTGGCGGACGATCCATGCACTGACCGATGGAAACCGCGGTATCGCAATTGGTTTCGTGTGGGGTCTCGCTGAGGCTGTGAGCTGGCCGATCATGGCGGAGATGGCGGTCGTGTTCCTGGGAGTGGCGGCGCCCCGTCGCATCCCCACACTCGCCGCGTCGATCACCGCGGGCTCGGTCTGCGGTGTGCTGCTCACCTCGACCCTTGCCCGTCGCGGCGTGCGGGTGCCGGCACCGTTGACGACACCCCGCATGTATGCCGCCGCGCGGCGTCACCTCGACAGCGGCGCGTCGGGCATCTGGCATCAGGCACTCGGCGGCATACCGGTCAAGGTCTACGCACGCGTGGCCGGCGAGCTACAACTGCCGGCGGGCCGGCTGGCGGGAGCGACGCTCGCCGAACGCGGTGCCCGGATGGGTGCGTGCGCCGGCGGCATCATGGTCGCCGAGCGGCCGTTGCGGCCCGTCATACGACGTCTGTACGGCCCGTACCTGGGAGTGACAGCGACGGTCTTCAGCGTCACCCTGCGCAAGATCGTCCGGGCGTGGAGCGGCCCGACCCGTTGA